The genomic DNA GGATAATTTATGACAGGTAAGTCAAAAATTTATACATTTCTAACTTCAACTGATATTGATAAGATACTAAAGCTATGGCAAACTGCAGGACTATCATACCGACCAAAGGGCAGAGATACAAAAGCAAATATCTTAAAACAAATGCAGAAAGAAAGTACTCAATTCATGGGAATTATCCAGAATGATGAGCTTATTGCAGTGGCAATTGCAAGTCACAATGGCAGGAAAGGCTGGGTTAATCGGCTTGCAGTACATTCAGATCATAGACGCATGGGGATTGCCTCACAATTAATTAGATATTGTGAAGAATGGCTTGCGGATGAAGGTATTGAAATAATTGCTGTTCTAATCGAATCAGATAATCCTGATTCCTTGGCTCTGTTTGATAATAATGACTACACAAGGCATGACGATATTATATACTTCACAAAGAAAAAGTATCCGGGAGTTTAGTTTATTTAATTAATAATAATTTACCTTGAAATCTGAATTCATCAGATCTTATACTTACCAGATAAATCCCATTAGGATAATTCCAATTATTCTTTTCTTTAATCAGCCAGTAGTCG from Candidatus Stygibacter australis includes the following:
- a CDS encoding GNAT family N-acetyltransferase, which encodes MTGKSKIYTFLTSTDIDKILKLWQTAGLSYRPKGRDTKANILKQMQKESTQFMGIIQNDELIAVAIASHNGRKGWVNRLAVHSDHRRMGIASQLIRYCEEWLADEGIEIIAVLIESDNPDSLALFDNNDYTRHDDIIYFTKKKYPGV